In a single window of the Bactrocera dorsalis isolate Fly_Bdor chromosome 2, ASM2337382v1, whole genome shotgun sequence genome:
- the LOC105228549 gene encoding organic cation transporter-like protein isoform X1 → MDFDALLEKCGNYGRYQFVLLLVYGYTNIMSSMHYFAQTIISFTPEHWCNHELLENLTYTEIREIYSQIENPSCTLLDDIVNGTAVASDFGECEDWIFKYENGYESVTTDLKWVCDDAVKGAIGQSFLYLGSVLGTILFGFLADKIGRLPTMMLTTITGAAGDFITSFVTTPHAFAASRFISGLSIDTLFYMSYIMVFEYLDPKKRTFGLNIMMAFFYFFGLVMSPWYAIWVGSWRKYLLIASLPALVVLIYPLFIVESAQWLATKGDYKGAVRCLKRVAKFNKREVEEEHFDQFISHYEEKMASEQKEKEEKDTFMGLFRTPRLRKFTIVLFIKSMITTISYDIISRNMEGFGSSPFLLFSLTSIVYIPAGFTIILLQNRIGRKGLACGSLFVGAILTAITGVLLAILDLKENAAFLACMVGLGRYIAIVSYEAEAQYAAEIVPTSVRGRGMANIHVVGYAFSFLSAYVIYLSNIFKPLPSIVLAVLMLCGAALCLMLPETLNQKLPETLLDGEHFCSDEKWYYFPCIGRKKKDEVEVTKL, encoded by the exons ATGGATTTCGATGCGTTGCTGGAGAAATGTGGCAACTACGGTCGCTATCAATTTGTGTTGTTGCTCGTCTATGGCTATACGAATATAATGTCCTCGATGCATTATTTCGCTCAAACGATCATTAGCTTTACACCGGAGCATTG GTGTAATCACGAGCTGCTCGAGAATCTCACATACACGGAAATACGCGAGATTTACTCGCAAATCGAGAATCCCTCGTGTACACTGTTGGATGACATTGTAAATGGCACGGCTGTGGCGTCGGATTTTGGCGAATGCGAAGATTGGATATTCAAATACGAAAATGGCTATGAGAGTGTGACCACCGAC CTTAAATGGGTTTGTGATGATGCGGTCAAGGGCGCCATTGGACAATCCTTCCTATATCTGGGCTCAGTTTTGGGCACCATATTGTTTGGTTTTCTGGCAGATAAAATCGGTCGCCTACCAACGATGATGTTGACCACAATTACAGGTGCAGCGGGCGATTTTATAACCTCTTTTGTGACCACACCACATGCCTTTGCGGCCAGTCGCTTCATCTCAGGCCTGAGCATCGACACTCTATTCTATATGAGTTATATTATGG TTTTCGAGTATTTGGATCCAAAAAAGCGCACCTTCGGCCTCAATATAATGATGGCGTTCTTCTATTTCTTCGGTCTGGTTATGTCACCCTGGTATGCCATATGGGTGGGCAGTTGGCGTAAATATCTACTGATCGCCTCACTGCCAGCACTCGTGGTGCTCATATATCCGCTCTTCATAGTCGAGAGCGCGCAGTGGTTGGCAACTAAAGGTGATTACAAAGGCGCCGTGCGTTGCCTCAAACGTGTAGCGAAGTTCAATAAGCGGGAAGTCGAGGAGGAGCACTTCGATCAGTTCATATCACATTATGAGGAAAAAATGGCGAGTGAGCAGAAGGAGAAGGAAGAGAAAGACACATTCATGGGTCTCTTTAGAACGCCGCGTTTGCGCAAATTCACCATTGTGCTCTTTATCAAATC CATGATCACAACGATCTCCTACGACATTATCAGTCGCAACATGGAGGGTTTCGGCTCCTCACCATTCCTGCTTTTCTCACTCACATCGATCGTCTACATACCGGCTGGCTTCACGATCATACTGCTGCAGAATCGTATTGGACGCAAAGGTCTGGCATGTGGCTCGCTCTTTGTCGGCGCCATACTCACCGCCATAACGGGTGTACTGCTCGCTATACTGGACCTGAAGGAAAATGCGGCATTTTTGGCCTGTATGGTTGGTCTAGGCCGTTATATTGCGATCGTTTCGTACGAAGCGGAGGCACAATACGCCGCCGAAATTGTGCCGACAAGCGTACGCGGCCGTGGCATGGCGAATATTCATGTCGTCGGCTATGCCTTCAGTTTCCTCAGCGCGTATGTAATCTATTTGAGCAACATCTTCAAACCGCTGCCGTCGATCGTCTTGGCAGTGTTGATGTTGTGCGGCGCAGCGTTGTGTCTGATGTTGCCAGAGACGCTGAATCA AAAACTGCCGGAGACGCTGTTGGACGGCGAGCATTTCTGCAGCGATGAGAAATGGTATTACTTCCCGTGCATAGGACGAAAGAAGAAGGACGAAGTGGAGGTGACGAAACTGTGA
- the LOC105228549 gene encoding organic cation transporter protein isoform X2 produces MCNHELLENLTYTEIREIYSQIENPSCTLLDDIVNGTAVASDFGECEDWIFKYENGYESVTTDLKWVCDDAVKGAIGQSFLYLGSVLGTILFGFLADKIGRLPTMMLTTITGAAGDFITSFVTTPHAFAASRFISGLSIDTLFYMSYIMVFEYLDPKKRTFGLNIMMAFFYFFGLVMSPWYAIWVGSWRKYLLIASLPALVVLIYPLFIVESAQWLATKGDYKGAVRCLKRVAKFNKREVEEEHFDQFISHYEEKMASEQKEKEEKDTFMGLFRTPRLRKFTIVLFIKSMITTISYDIISRNMEGFGSSPFLLFSLTSIVYIPAGFTIILLQNRIGRKGLACGSLFVGAILTAITGVLLAILDLKENAAFLACMVGLGRYIAIVSYEAEAQYAAEIVPTSVRGRGMANIHVVGYAFSFLSAYVIYLSNIFKPLPSIVLAVLMLCGAALCLMLPETLNQKLPETLLDGEHFCSDEKWYYFPCIGRKKKDEVEVTKL; encoded by the exons AT GTGTAATCACGAGCTGCTCGAGAATCTCACATACACGGAAATACGCGAGATTTACTCGCAAATCGAGAATCCCTCGTGTACACTGTTGGATGACATTGTAAATGGCACGGCTGTGGCGTCGGATTTTGGCGAATGCGAAGATTGGATATTCAAATACGAAAATGGCTATGAGAGTGTGACCACCGAC CTTAAATGGGTTTGTGATGATGCGGTCAAGGGCGCCATTGGACAATCCTTCCTATATCTGGGCTCAGTTTTGGGCACCATATTGTTTGGTTTTCTGGCAGATAAAATCGGTCGCCTACCAACGATGATGTTGACCACAATTACAGGTGCAGCGGGCGATTTTATAACCTCTTTTGTGACCACACCACATGCCTTTGCGGCCAGTCGCTTCATCTCAGGCCTGAGCATCGACACTCTATTCTATATGAGTTATATTATGG TTTTCGAGTATTTGGATCCAAAAAAGCGCACCTTCGGCCTCAATATAATGATGGCGTTCTTCTATTTCTTCGGTCTGGTTATGTCACCCTGGTATGCCATATGGGTGGGCAGTTGGCGTAAATATCTACTGATCGCCTCACTGCCAGCACTCGTGGTGCTCATATATCCGCTCTTCATAGTCGAGAGCGCGCAGTGGTTGGCAACTAAAGGTGATTACAAAGGCGCCGTGCGTTGCCTCAAACGTGTAGCGAAGTTCAATAAGCGGGAAGTCGAGGAGGAGCACTTCGATCAGTTCATATCACATTATGAGGAAAAAATGGCGAGTGAGCAGAAGGAGAAGGAAGAGAAAGACACATTCATGGGTCTCTTTAGAACGCCGCGTTTGCGCAAATTCACCATTGTGCTCTTTATCAAATC CATGATCACAACGATCTCCTACGACATTATCAGTCGCAACATGGAGGGTTTCGGCTCCTCACCATTCCTGCTTTTCTCACTCACATCGATCGTCTACATACCGGCTGGCTTCACGATCATACTGCTGCAGAATCGTATTGGACGCAAAGGTCTGGCATGTGGCTCGCTCTTTGTCGGCGCCATACTCACCGCCATAACGGGTGTACTGCTCGCTATACTGGACCTGAAGGAAAATGCGGCATTTTTGGCCTGTATGGTTGGTCTAGGCCGTTATATTGCGATCGTTTCGTACGAAGCGGAGGCACAATACGCCGCCGAAATTGTGCCGACAAGCGTACGCGGCCGTGGCATGGCGAATATTCATGTCGTCGGCTATGCCTTCAGTTTCCTCAGCGCGTATGTAATCTATTTGAGCAACATCTTCAAACCGCTGCCGTCGATCGTCTTGGCAGTGTTGATGTTGTGCGGCGCAGCGTTGTGTCTGATGTTGCCAGAGACGCTGAATCA AAAACTGCCGGAGACGCTGTTGGACGGCGAGCATTTCTGCAGCGATGAGAAATGGTATTACTTCCCGTGCATAGGACGAAAGAAGAAGGACGAAGTGGAGGTGACGAAACTGTGA